In Panthera leo isolate Ple1 chromosome B3, P.leo_Ple1_pat1.1, whole genome shotgun sequence, a single genomic region encodes these proteins:
- the TPM1 gene encoding tropomyosin alpha-1 chain isoform X7 — protein MDAIKKKMQMLKLDKENALDRAEQAEADKKAAEDRSKQLEDDIAAKEKLLRASEDERDRVLEELHKAEDSLLAADEAAAKAEADVASLNRRIQLVEEELDRAQERLATALQKLEEAEKAADESERGMKVIESRAQKDEEKMEIQEIQLKEAKHIAEDADRKYEEVARKLVIIESDLERAEERAELSESKCAELEEELKTVTNNLKSLEAQAEKYSQKEDKYEEEIKVLSDKLKEAETRAEFAERSVTKLEKSIDDLEDELYAQKLKYKAISEELDHALNDMTSM, from the exons ATGGACGCCATCAAGAAGAAGATGCAGATGCTGAAGCTCGACAAGGAGAACGCCTTGGATCGAGCCGAGCAGGCGGAGGCCGATAAGAAGGCGGCGGAGGACAGGAGCAAGCAG CTGGAGGACGACATCGCGGCGAAGGAGAAGCTGCTGCGGGCGTCGGAGGACGAGCGGGACCGGGTGCTGGAGGAGCTGCACAAGGCGGAGGACAGCCTCCTGGCCGCGGATGAGGCCGCCGCCAAG GCTGAAGCCGATGTAGCTTCTCTGAACAGACGCATCCAGCTGGTTGAGGAAGAGTTGGATCGTGCCCAGGAGCGACTGGCAACAGCTTtgcagaagctggaggaggccgAGAAGGCAGCAGATGAGAGTGAGAG AGGCATGAAAGTCATTGAAAGTCGAGCCCAAaaggatgaggagaaaatggaaattcagGAGATCCAACTGAAAGAGGCCAAGCACATTGCTGAAGATGCCGACCGCAAGTATGAAGAG GTGGCCCGTAAGCTGGTCATCATTGAGAGTGACCTGGAACGTGCGGAGGAGCGGGCTGAGCTCTCAGAAAG CAAATGTGCCGAGCTTGAAGAAGAATTGAAAACTGTGACGAACAACTTGAAGTCACTGGAGGCTCAGGCTGAGAAG TACTCGCAGAAGGAAGACAAATATGAGGAAGAGATCAAGGTCCTTTCTGACAAGCTGAAGGAG GCTGAGACTCGGGCTGAGTTTGCGGAGAGGTCAGTAACTAAATTGGAGAAAAGCATTGATGACTTAGAAG ACGAGCTGTACGCTCAGAAACTGAAGTACAAAGCCATCAGCGAGGAGCTGGACCACGCTCTCAACGATATGACTTCCATGTAA
- the TPM1 gene encoding tropomyosin alpha-1 chain isoform X6, which produces MDAIKKKMQMLKLDKENALDRAEQAEADKKAAEDRSKQLEDELVSLQKKLKGTEDELDKYSEALKDAQEKLELAEKKATDAEADVASLNRRIQLVEEELDRAQERLATALQKLEEAEKAADESERGMKVIESRAQKDEEKMEIQEIQLKEAKHIAEDADRKYEEVARKLVIIESDLERAEERAELSESQVRQLEEQLRIMDQTLKALMAAEDKYSQKEDKYEEEIKVLSDKLKEAETRAEFAERSVTKLEKSIDDLEDELYAQKLKYKAISEELDHALNDMTSM; this is translated from the exons ATGGACGCCATCAAGAAGAAGATGCAGATGCTGAAGCTCGACAAGGAGAACGCCTTGGATCGAGCCGAGCAGGCGGAGGCCGATAAGAAGGCGGCGGAGGACAGGAGCAAGCAG CTGGAAGATGAGCTGGTGTCGCTGCAAAAGAAACTCAAGGGCACCGAAGATGAACTGGACAAATACTCCGAGGCTCTCAAAGATGCCCAGGAGAAGTTGGAGCTGGCGGAGAAAAAGGCCACTGAC GCTGAAGCCGATGTAGCTTCTCTGAACAGACGCATCCAGCTGGTTGAGGAAGAGTTGGATCGTGCCCAGGAGCGACTGGCAACAGCTTtgcagaagctggaggaggccgAGAAGGCAGCAGATGAGAGTGAGAG AGGCATGAAAGTCATTGAAAGTCGAGCCCAAaaggatgaggagaaaatggaaattcagGAGATCCAACTGAAAGAGGCCAAGCACATTGCTGAAGATGCCGACCGCAAGTATGAAGAG GTGGCCCGTAAGCTGGTCATCATTGAGAGTGACCTGGAACGTGCGGAGGAGCGGGCTGAGCTCTCAGAAAG CCAAGTTCGACAGCTGGAAGAACAATTAAGAATAATGGATCAGACCTTGAAAGCATTAATGGCTGCAGAGGATAAG TACTCGCAGAAGGAAGACAAATATGAGGAAGAGATCAAGGTCCTTTCTGACAAGCTGAAGGAG GCTGAGACTCGGGCTGAGTTTGCGGAGAGGTCAGTAACTAAATTGGAGAAAAGCATTGATGACTTAGAAG ACGAGCTGTACGCTCAGAAACTGAAGTACAAAGCCATCAGCGAGGAGCTGGACCACGCTCTCAACGATATGACTTCCATGTAA
- the TPM1 gene encoding tropomyosin alpha-1 chain isoform X8, with the protein MAGSSSLEAVRRKIRSLQEQADAAEERAGSLQRELDYERKLRETAEADVASLNRRIQLVEEELDRAQERLATALQKLEEAEKAADESERGMKVIESRAQKDEEKMEIQEIQLKEAKHIAEDADRKYEEVARKLVIIESDLERAEERAELSESKCAELEEELKTVTNNLKSLEAQAEKYSQKEDKYEEEIKVLSDKLKEAETRAEFAERSVTKLEKSIDDLEDELYAQKLKYKAISEELDHALNDMTSI; encoded by the exons ATGGCCGGGAGCAGCTCGCTGGAGGCGGTGCGGAGGAAAATCCGAAGCCTGCAGGAGCAGGCGGACGCCGCGGAGGAGCGCGCGGGCAGCCTGCAGCGTGAGCTGGACTACGAGAGGAAGCTGAGGGAGACC GCTGAAGCCGATGTAGCTTCTCTGAACAGACGCATCCAGCTGGTTGAGGAAGAGTTGGATCGTGCCCAGGAGCGACTGGCAACAGCTTtgcagaagctggaggaggccgAGAAGGCAGCAGATGAGAGTGAGAG AGGCATGAAAGTCATTGAAAGTCGAGCCCAAaaggatgaggagaaaatggaaattcagGAGATCCAACTGAAAGAGGCCAAGCACATTGCTGAAGATGCCGACCGCAAGTATGAAGAG GTGGCCCGTAAGCTGGTCATCATTGAGAGTGACCTGGAACGTGCGGAGGAGCGGGCTGAGCTCTCAGAAAG CAAATGTGCCGAGCTTGAAGAAGAATTGAAAACTGTGACGAACAACTTGAAGTCACTGGAGGCTCAGGCTGAGAAG TACTCGCAGAAGGAAGACAAATATGAGGAAGAGATCAAGGTCCTTTCTGACAAGCTGAAGGAG GCTGAGACTCGGGCTGAGTTTGCGGAGAGGTCAGTAACTAAATTGGAGAAAAGCATTGATGACTTAGAAG ACGAGCTGTACGCTCAGAAACTGAAGTACAAAGCCATCAGCGAGGAGCTGGACCACGCTCTCAACGATATGACTTCCAT
- the TPM1 gene encoding tropomyosin alpha-1 chain isoform X1 produces the protein MDAIKKKMQMLKLDKENALDRAEQAEADKKAAEDRSKQLEDELVSLQKKLKGTEDELDKYSEALKDAQEKLELAEKKATDAEADVASLNRRIQLVEEELDRAQERLATALQKLEEAEKAADESERGMKVIESRAQKDEEKMEIQEIQLKEAKHIAEDADRKYEEVARKLVIIESDLERAEERAELSESKCAELEEELKTVTNNLKSLEAQAEKYSQKEDKYEEEIKVLSDKLKEAETRAEFAERSVTKLEKSIDDLEDELYAQKLKYKAISEELDHALNDMTSI, from the exons ATGGACGCCATCAAGAAGAAGATGCAGATGCTGAAGCTCGACAAGGAGAACGCCTTGGATCGAGCCGAGCAGGCGGAGGCCGATAAGAAGGCGGCGGAGGACAGGAGCAAGCAG CTGGAAGATGAGCTGGTGTCGCTGCAAAAGAAACTCAAGGGCACCGAAGATGAACTGGACAAATACTCCGAGGCTCTCAAAGATGCCCAGGAGAAGTTGGAGCTGGCGGAGAAAAAGGCCACTGAC GCTGAAGCCGATGTAGCTTCTCTGAACAGACGCATCCAGCTGGTTGAGGAAGAGTTGGATCGTGCCCAGGAGCGACTGGCAACAGCTTtgcagaagctggaggaggccgAGAAGGCAGCAGATGAGAGTGAGAG AGGCATGAAAGTCATTGAAAGTCGAGCCCAAaaggatgaggagaaaatggaaattcagGAGATCCAACTGAAAGAGGCCAAGCACATTGCTGAAGATGCCGACCGCAAGTATGAAGAG GTGGCCCGTAAGCTGGTCATCATTGAGAGTGACCTGGAACGTGCGGAGGAGCGGGCTGAGCTCTCAGAAAG CAAATGTGCCGAGCTTGAAGAAGAATTGAAAACTGTGACGAACAACTTGAAGTCACTGGAGGCTCAGGCTGAGAAG TACTCGCAGAAGGAAGACAAATATGAGGAAGAGATCAAGGTCCTTTCTGACAAGCTGAAGGAG GCTGAGACTCGGGCTGAGTTTGCGGAGAGGTCAGTAACTAAATTGGAGAAAAGCATTGATGACTTAGAAG ACGAGCTGTACGCTCAGAAACTGAAGTACAAAGCCATCAGCGAGGAGCTGGACCACGCTCTCAACGATATGACTTCCAT
- the TPM1 gene encoding tropomyosin alpha-1 chain isoform X10, with amino-acid sequence MAGSSSLEAVRRKIRSLQEQADAAEERAGSLQRELDYERKLRETAEADVASLNRRIQLVEEELDRAQERLATALQKLEEAEKAADESERGMKVIESRAQKDEEKMEIQEIQLKEAKHIAEDADRKYEEVARKLVIIESDLERAEERAELSESQVRQLEEQLRIMDQTLKALMAAEDKYSQKEDKYEEEIKVLSDKLKEAETRAEFAERSVTKLEKSIDDLEDELYAQKLKYKAISEELDHALNDMTSI; translated from the exons ATGGCCGGGAGCAGCTCGCTGGAGGCGGTGCGGAGGAAAATCCGAAGCCTGCAGGAGCAGGCGGACGCCGCGGAGGAGCGCGCGGGCAGCCTGCAGCGTGAGCTGGACTACGAGAGGAAGCTGAGGGAGACC GCTGAAGCCGATGTAGCTTCTCTGAACAGACGCATCCAGCTGGTTGAGGAAGAGTTGGATCGTGCCCAGGAGCGACTGGCAACAGCTTtgcagaagctggaggaggccgAGAAGGCAGCAGATGAGAGTGAGAG AGGCATGAAAGTCATTGAAAGTCGAGCCCAAaaggatgaggagaaaatggaaattcagGAGATCCAACTGAAAGAGGCCAAGCACATTGCTGAAGATGCCGACCGCAAGTATGAAGAG GTGGCCCGTAAGCTGGTCATCATTGAGAGTGACCTGGAACGTGCGGAGGAGCGGGCTGAGCTCTCAGAAAG CCAAGTTCGACAGCTGGAAGAACAATTAAGAATAATGGATCAGACCTTGAAAGCATTAATGGCTGCAGAGGATAAG TACTCGCAGAAGGAAGACAAATATGAGGAAGAGATCAAGGTCCTTTCTGACAAGCTGAAGGAG GCTGAGACTCGGGCTGAGTTTGCGGAGAGGTCAGTAACTAAATTGGAGAAAAGCATTGATGACTTAGAAG ACGAGCTGTACGCTCAGAAACTGAAGTACAAAGCCATCAGCGAGGAGCTGGACCACGCTCTCAACGATATGACTTCCAT
- the TPM1 gene encoding tropomyosin alpha-1 chain isoform X2 produces MDAIKKKMQMLKLDKENALDRAEQAEADKKAAEDRSKQLEDELVSLQKKLKGTEDELDKYSEALKDAQEKLELAEKKATDAEADVASLNRRIQLVEEELDRAQERLATALQKLEEAEKAADESERGMKVIESRAQKDEEKMEIQEIQLKEAKHIAEDADRKYEEVARKLVIIESDLERAEERAELSESKCAELEEELKTVTNNLKSLEAQAEKYSQKEDKYEEEIKVLSDKLKEAETRAEFAERSVTKLEKSIDDLEEKVAHAKEENLSMHQMLDQTLLELNNM; encoded by the exons ATGGACGCCATCAAGAAGAAGATGCAGATGCTGAAGCTCGACAAGGAGAACGCCTTGGATCGAGCCGAGCAGGCGGAGGCCGATAAGAAGGCGGCGGAGGACAGGAGCAAGCAG CTGGAAGATGAGCTGGTGTCGCTGCAAAAGAAACTCAAGGGCACCGAAGATGAACTGGACAAATACTCCGAGGCTCTCAAAGATGCCCAGGAGAAGTTGGAGCTGGCGGAGAAAAAGGCCACTGAC GCTGAAGCCGATGTAGCTTCTCTGAACAGACGCATCCAGCTGGTTGAGGAAGAGTTGGATCGTGCCCAGGAGCGACTGGCAACAGCTTtgcagaagctggaggaggccgAGAAGGCAGCAGATGAGAGTGAGAG AGGCATGAAAGTCATTGAAAGTCGAGCCCAAaaggatgaggagaaaatggaaattcagGAGATCCAACTGAAAGAGGCCAAGCACATTGCTGAAGATGCCGACCGCAAGTATGAAGAG GTGGCCCGTAAGCTGGTCATCATTGAGAGTGACCTGGAACGTGCGGAGGAGCGGGCTGAGCTCTCAGAAAG CAAATGTGCCGAGCTTGAAGAAGAATTGAAAACTGTGACGAACAACTTGAAGTCACTGGAGGCTCAGGCTGAGAAG TACTCGCAGAAGGAAGACAAATATGAGGAAGAGATCAAGGTCCTTTCTGACAAGCTGAAGGAG GCTGAGACTCGGGCTGAGTTTGCGGAGAGGTCAGTAACTAAATTGGAGAAAAGCATTGATGACTTAGAAG
- the TPM1 gene encoding tropomyosin alpha-1 chain isoform X16, whose product MAGSSSLEAVRRKIRSLQEQADAAEERAGSLQRELDYERKLRETAEADVASLNRRIQLVEEELDRAQERLATALQKLEEAEKAADESERGMKVIESRAQKDEEKMEIQEIQLKEAKHIAEDADRKYEEVARKLVIIESDLERAEERAELSESQVRQLEEQLRIMDQTLKALMAAEDKYSQKEDKYEEEIKVLSDKLKEAETRAEFAERSVTKLEKSIDDLEDQLYQQLEQNRRLTNQLKLALNED is encoded by the exons ATGGCCGGGAGCAGCTCGCTGGAGGCGGTGCGGAGGAAAATCCGAAGCCTGCAGGAGCAGGCGGACGCCGCGGAGGAGCGCGCGGGCAGCCTGCAGCGTGAGCTGGACTACGAGAGGAAGCTGAGGGAGACC GCTGAAGCCGATGTAGCTTCTCTGAACAGACGCATCCAGCTGGTTGAGGAAGAGTTGGATCGTGCCCAGGAGCGACTGGCAACAGCTTtgcagaagctggaggaggccgAGAAGGCAGCAGATGAGAGTGAGAG AGGCATGAAAGTCATTGAAAGTCGAGCCCAAaaggatgaggagaaaatggaaattcagGAGATCCAACTGAAAGAGGCCAAGCACATTGCTGAAGATGCCGACCGCAAGTATGAAGAG GTGGCCCGTAAGCTGGTCATCATTGAGAGTGACCTGGAACGTGCGGAGGAGCGGGCTGAGCTCTCAGAAAG CCAAGTTCGACAGCTGGAAGAACAATTAAGAATAATGGATCAGACCTTGAAAGCATTAATGGCTGCAGAGGATAAG TACTCGCAGAAGGAAGACAAATATGAGGAAGAGATCAAGGTCCTTTCTGACAAGCTGAAGGAG GCTGAGACTCGGGCTGAGTTTGCGGAGAGGTCAGTAACTAAATTGGAGAAAAGCATTGATGACTTAGAAG
- the TPM1 gene encoding tropomyosin alpha-1 chain isoform X13 encodes MDAIKKKMQMLKLDKENALDRAEQAEADKKAAEDRSKQLEDELVSLQKKLKGTEDELDKYSEALKDAQEKLELAEKKATDAEADVASLNRRIQLVEEELDRAQERLATALQKLEEAEKAADESERGMKVIESRAQKDEEKMEIQEIQLKEAKHIAEDADRKYEEVARKLVIIESDLERAEERAELSESKCAELEEELKTVTNNLKSLEAQAEKYSQKEDKYEEEIKVLSDKLKEAETRAEFAERSVTKLEKSIDDLEDQLYQQLEQNRRLTNQLKLALNED; translated from the exons ATGGACGCCATCAAGAAGAAGATGCAGATGCTGAAGCTCGACAAGGAGAACGCCTTGGATCGAGCCGAGCAGGCGGAGGCCGATAAGAAGGCGGCGGAGGACAGGAGCAAGCAG CTGGAAGATGAGCTGGTGTCGCTGCAAAAGAAACTCAAGGGCACCGAAGATGAACTGGACAAATACTCCGAGGCTCTCAAAGATGCCCAGGAGAAGTTGGAGCTGGCGGAGAAAAAGGCCACTGAC GCTGAAGCCGATGTAGCTTCTCTGAACAGACGCATCCAGCTGGTTGAGGAAGAGTTGGATCGTGCCCAGGAGCGACTGGCAACAGCTTtgcagaagctggaggaggccgAGAAGGCAGCAGATGAGAGTGAGAG AGGCATGAAAGTCATTGAAAGTCGAGCCCAAaaggatgaggagaaaatggaaattcagGAGATCCAACTGAAAGAGGCCAAGCACATTGCTGAAGATGCCGACCGCAAGTATGAAGAG GTGGCCCGTAAGCTGGTCATCATTGAGAGTGACCTGGAACGTGCGGAGGAGCGGGCTGAGCTCTCAGAAAG CAAATGTGCCGAGCTTGAAGAAGAATTGAAAACTGTGACGAACAACTTGAAGTCACTGGAGGCTCAGGCTGAGAAG TACTCGCAGAAGGAAGACAAATATGAGGAAGAGATCAAGGTCCTTTCTGACAAGCTGAAGGAG GCTGAGACTCGGGCTGAGTTTGCGGAGAGGTCAGTAACTAAATTGGAGAAAAGCATTGATGACTTAGAAG
- the TPM1 gene encoding tropomyosin alpha-1 chain isoform X15, with protein MAGSSSLEAVRRKIRSLQEQADAAEERAGSLQRELDYERKLRETAEADVASLNRRIQLVEEELDRAQERLATALQKLEEAEKAADESERGMKVIESRAQKDEEKMEIQEIQLKEAKHIAEDADRKYEEVARKLVIIESDLERAEERAELSESKCAELEEELKTVTNNLKSLEAQAEKYSQKEDKYEEEIKVLSDKLKEAETRAEFAERSVTKLEKSIDDLEDQLYQQLEQNRRLTNQLKLALNED; from the exons ATGGCCGGGAGCAGCTCGCTGGAGGCGGTGCGGAGGAAAATCCGAAGCCTGCAGGAGCAGGCGGACGCCGCGGAGGAGCGCGCGGGCAGCCTGCAGCGTGAGCTGGACTACGAGAGGAAGCTGAGGGAGACC GCTGAAGCCGATGTAGCTTCTCTGAACAGACGCATCCAGCTGGTTGAGGAAGAGTTGGATCGTGCCCAGGAGCGACTGGCAACAGCTTtgcagaagctggaggaggccgAGAAGGCAGCAGATGAGAGTGAGAG AGGCATGAAAGTCATTGAAAGTCGAGCCCAAaaggatgaggagaaaatggaaattcagGAGATCCAACTGAAAGAGGCCAAGCACATTGCTGAAGATGCCGACCGCAAGTATGAAGAG GTGGCCCGTAAGCTGGTCATCATTGAGAGTGACCTGGAACGTGCGGAGGAGCGGGCTGAGCTCTCAGAAAG CAAATGTGCCGAGCTTGAAGAAGAATTGAAAACTGTGACGAACAACTTGAAGTCACTGGAGGCTCAGGCTGAGAAG TACTCGCAGAAGGAAGACAAATATGAGGAAGAGATCAAGGTCCTTTCTGACAAGCTGAAGGAG GCTGAGACTCGGGCTGAGTTTGCGGAGAGGTCAGTAACTAAATTGGAGAAAAGCATTGATGACTTAGAAG
- the TPM1 gene encoding tropomyosin alpha-1 chain isoform X12: MDAIKKKMQMLKLDKENALDRAEQAEADKKAAEDRSKQLEDDIAAKEKLLRASEDERDRVLEELHKAEDSLLAADEAAAKLEDELVSLQKKLKGTEDELDKYSEALKDAQEKLELAEKKATDAEADVASLNRRIQLVEEELDRAQERLATALQKLEEAEKAADESERGMKVIESRAQKDEEKMEIQEIQLKEAKHIAEDADRKYEEVARKLVIIESDLERAEERAELSESKCAELEEELKTVTNNLKSLEAQAEKYSQKEDKYEEEIKVLSDKLKEAETRAEFAERSVTKLEKSIDDLEEKVAHAKEENLSMHQMLDQTLLELNNM, encoded by the exons ATGGACGCCATCAAGAAGAAGATGCAGATGCTGAAGCTCGACAAGGAGAACGCCTTGGATCGAGCCGAGCAGGCGGAGGCCGATAAGAAGGCGGCGGAGGACAGGAGCAAGCAG CTGGAGGACGACATCGCGGCGAAGGAGAAGCTGCTGCGGGCGTCGGAGGACGAGCGGGACCGGGTGCTGGAGGAGCTGCACAAGGCGGAGGACAGCCTCCTGGCCGCGGATGAGGCCGCCGCCAAG CTGGAAGATGAGCTGGTGTCGCTGCAAAAGAAACTCAAGGGCACCGAAGATGAACTGGACAAATACTCCGAGGCTCTCAAAGATGCCCAGGAGAAGTTGGAGCTGGCGGAGAAAAAGGCCACTGAC GCTGAAGCCGATGTAGCTTCTCTGAACAGACGCATCCAGCTGGTTGAGGAAGAGTTGGATCGTGCCCAGGAGCGACTGGCAACAGCTTtgcagaagctggaggaggccgAGAAGGCAGCAGATGAGAGTGAGAG AGGCATGAAAGTCATTGAAAGTCGAGCCCAAaaggatgaggagaaaatggaaattcagGAGATCCAACTGAAAGAGGCCAAGCACATTGCTGAAGATGCCGACCGCAAGTATGAAGAG GTGGCCCGTAAGCTGGTCATCATTGAGAGTGACCTGGAACGTGCGGAGGAGCGGGCTGAGCTCTCAGAAAG CAAATGTGCCGAGCTTGAAGAAGAATTGAAAACTGTGACGAACAACTTGAAGTCACTGGAGGCTCAGGCTGAGAAG TACTCGCAGAAGGAAGACAAATATGAGGAAGAGATCAAGGTCCTTTCTGACAAGCTGAAGGAG GCTGAGACTCGGGCTGAGTTTGCGGAGAGGTCAGTAACTAAATTGGAGAAAAGCATTGATGACTTAGAAG
- the TPM1 gene encoding tropomyosin alpha-1 chain isoform X4 — MDAIKKKMQMLKLDKENALDRAEQAEADKKAAEDRSKQLEDDIAAKEKLLRASEDERDRVLEELHKAEDSLLAADEAAAKAEADVASLNRRIQLVEEELDRAQERLATALQKLEEAEKAADESERGMKVIESRAQKDEEKMEIQEIQLKEAKHIAEDADRKYEEVARKLVIIESDLERAEERAELSESKCAELEEELKTVTNNLKSLEAQAEKYSQKEDKYEEEIKVLSDKLKEAETRAEFAERSVTKLEKSIDDLEEKVAHAKEENLSMHQMLDQTLLELNNM, encoded by the exons ATGGACGCCATCAAGAAGAAGATGCAGATGCTGAAGCTCGACAAGGAGAACGCCTTGGATCGAGCCGAGCAGGCGGAGGCCGATAAGAAGGCGGCGGAGGACAGGAGCAAGCAG CTGGAGGACGACATCGCGGCGAAGGAGAAGCTGCTGCGGGCGTCGGAGGACGAGCGGGACCGGGTGCTGGAGGAGCTGCACAAGGCGGAGGACAGCCTCCTGGCCGCGGATGAGGCCGCCGCCAAG GCTGAAGCCGATGTAGCTTCTCTGAACAGACGCATCCAGCTGGTTGAGGAAGAGTTGGATCGTGCCCAGGAGCGACTGGCAACAGCTTtgcagaagctggaggaggccgAGAAGGCAGCAGATGAGAGTGAGAG AGGCATGAAAGTCATTGAAAGTCGAGCCCAAaaggatgaggagaaaatggaaattcagGAGATCCAACTGAAAGAGGCCAAGCACATTGCTGAAGATGCCGACCGCAAGTATGAAGAG GTGGCCCGTAAGCTGGTCATCATTGAGAGTGACCTGGAACGTGCGGAGGAGCGGGCTGAGCTCTCAGAAAG CAAATGTGCCGAGCTTGAAGAAGAATTGAAAACTGTGACGAACAACTTGAAGTCACTGGAGGCTCAGGCTGAGAAG TACTCGCAGAAGGAAGACAAATATGAGGAAGAGATCAAGGTCCTTTCTGACAAGCTGAAGGAG GCTGAGACTCGGGCTGAGTTTGCGGAGAGGTCAGTAACTAAATTGGAGAAAAGCATTGATGACTTAGAAG
- the TPM1 gene encoding tropomyosin alpha-1 chain isoform X5 — MDAIKKKMQMLKLDKENALDRAEQAEADKKAAEDRSKQLEDDIAAKEKLLRASEDERDRVLEELHKAEDSLLAADEAAAKAEADVASLNRRIQLVEEELDRAQERLATALQKLEEAEKAADESERGMKVIESRAQKDEEKMEIQEIQLKEAKHIAEDADRKYEEVARKLVIIESDLERAEERAELSESQVRQLEEQLRIMDQTLKALMAAEDKYSQKEDKYEEEIKVLSDKLKEAETRAEFAERSVTKLEKSIDDLEEKVAHAKEENLSMHQMLDQTLLELNNM; from the exons ATGGACGCCATCAAGAAGAAGATGCAGATGCTGAAGCTCGACAAGGAGAACGCCTTGGATCGAGCCGAGCAGGCGGAGGCCGATAAGAAGGCGGCGGAGGACAGGAGCAAGCAG CTGGAGGACGACATCGCGGCGAAGGAGAAGCTGCTGCGGGCGTCGGAGGACGAGCGGGACCGGGTGCTGGAGGAGCTGCACAAGGCGGAGGACAGCCTCCTGGCCGCGGATGAGGCCGCCGCCAAG GCTGAAGCCGATGTAGCTTCTCTGAACAGACGCATCCAGCTGGTTGAGGAAGAGTTGGATCGTGCCCAGGAGCGACTGGCAACAGCTTtgcagaagctggaggaggccgAGAAGGCAGCAGATGAGAGTGAGAG AGGCATGAAAGTCATTGAAAGTCGAGCCCAAaaggatgaggagaaaatggaaattcagGAGATCCAACTGAAAGAGGCCAAGCACATTGCTGAAGATGCCGACCGCAAGTATGAAGAG GTGGCCCGTAAGCTGGTCATCATTGAGAGTGACCTGGAACGTGCGGAGGAGCGGGCTGAGCTCTCAGAAAG CCAAGTTCGACAGCTGGAAGAACAATTAAGAATAATGGATCAGACCTTGAAAGCATTAATGGCTGCAGAGGATAAG TACTCGCAGAAGGAAGACAAATATGAGGAAGAGATCAAGGTCCTTTCTGACAAGCTGAAGGAG GCTGAGACTCGGGCTGAGTTTGCGGAGAGGTCAGTAACTAAATTGGAGAAAAGCATTGATGACTTAGAAG
- the TPM1 gene encoding tropomyosin alpha-1 chain isoform X3, producing the protein MDAIKKKMQMLKLDKENALDRAEQAEADKKAAEDRSKQLEDELVSLQKKLKGTEDELDKYSEALKDAQEKLELAEKKATDAEADVASLNRRIQLVEEELDRAQERLATALQKLEEAEKAADESERGMKVIESRAQKDEEKMEIQEIQLKEAKHIAEDADRKYEEVARKLVIIESDLERAEERAELSESQVRQLEEQLRIMDQTLKALMAAEDKYSQKEDKYEEEIKVLSDKLKEAETRAEFAERSVTKLEKSIDDLEEKVAHAKEENLSMHQMLDQTLLELNNM; encoded by the exons ATGGACGCCATCAAGAAGAAGATGCAGATGCTGAAGCTCGACAAGGAGAACGCCTTGGATCGAGCCGAGCAGGCGGAGGCCGATAAGAAGGCGGCGGAGGACAGGAGCAAGCAG CTGGAAGATGAGCTGGTGTCGCTGCAAAAGAAACTCAAGGGCACCGAAGATGAACTGGACAAATACTCCGAGGCTCTCAAAGATGCCCAGGAGAAGTTGGAGCTGGCGGAGAAAAAGGCCACTGAC GCTGAAGCCGATGTAGCTTCTCTGAACAGACGCATCCAGCTGGTTGAGGAAGAGTTGGATCGTGCCCAGGAGCGACTGGCAACAGCTTtgcagaagctggaggaggccgAGAAGGCAGCAGATGAGAGTGAGAG AGGCATGAAAGTCATTGAAAGTCGAGCCCAAaaggatgaggagaaaatggaaattcagGAGATCCAACTGAAAGAGGCCAAGCACATTGCTGAAGATGCCGACCGCAAGTATGAAGAG GTGGCCCGTAAGCTGGTCATCATTGAGAGTGACCTGGAACGTGCGGAGGAGCGGGCTGAGCTCTCAGAAAG CCAAGTTCGACAGCTGGAAGAACAATTAAGAATAATGGATCAGACCTTGAAAGCATTAATGGCTGCAGAGGATAAG TACTCGCAGAAGGAAGACAAATATGAGGAAGAGATCAAGGTCCTTTCTGACAAGCTGAAGGAG GCTGAGACTCGGGCTGAGTTTGCGGAGAGGTCAGTAACTAAATTGGAGAAAAGCATTGATGACTTAGAAG